From Patescibacteria group bacterium, a single genomic window includes:
- a CDS encoding LPS biosynthesis protein, translated as MGGFIMIKLTGIVIAKNEEEMIGECLDSLAFCDQIIVVDNASSDGTKKIAKQKGAKVISTEINSFSELRNLGLAKARSEYVLYIDADERVSDALYNEILSIVYKNDKKISAYRIPRKNYYFGDHPWPYIEKLERLFRKKSLKGWLGVLHETPQVIGEVGELESPILHYTHRNLEEMVNKTNVWSDVEARLRFEQHHPKMTWWRFPRVMFTAFWDSFVKQKGFQAGTIGLLESVYQAYSMFITYAKLWELQEIKQ; from the coding sequence ATGGGAGGCTTTATAATGATTAAGCTGACAGGTATAGTCATAGCCAAGAATGAAGAAGAGATGATTGGAGAATGCCTTGATTCTCTTGCTTTTTGCGATCAAATAATTGTTGTGGATAACGCTTCATCTGATGGAACAAAAAAAATTGCCAAGCAAAAAGGGGCAAAAGTTATTAGTACAGAAATTAACAGTTTTTCTGAACTTAGGAATTTGGGTTTGGCAAAGGCACGATCAGAATATGTTCTTTACATAGATGCAGATGAGCGTGTATCAGATGCACTGTATAATGAGATTTTATCCATTGTTTATAAGAATGATAAAAAAATAAGCGCGTATCGTATTCCTAGAAAAAATTATTATTTTGGAGATCACCCTTGGCCGTATATAGAAAAACTGGAAAGGTTGTTTCGTAAAAAGAGCCTCAAAGGATGGTTGGGTGTGTTGCATGAAACACCTCAGGTAATTGGTGAAGTAGGAGAGTTAGAGTCTCCAATTCTCCATTATACTCATCGTAATCTAGAAGAAATGGTCAATAAAACCAATGTTTGGTCTGATGTTGAGGCTAGGCTTCGATTTGAACAACATCATCCCAAAATGACTTGGTGGAGATTTCCTAGAGTGATGTTTACTGCATTTTGGGATTCATTTGTTAAACAAAAAGGTTTCCAAGCAGGTACAATAGGTTTACTCGAGAGCGTATATCAGGCATACAGTATGTTTATTACCTACGCGAAGCTTTGGGAGTTGCAAGAGATAAAACAATAG
- a CDS encoding glycosyl transferase: MSTISVVLATYNEEANIGKCLESIKDLADEIVIVDGSSEDKTVEIARGFGAKVFVTENNPNFHINKQKAIDQATKEWILQLDADERVSEELKKEIRDNINDQKKAINGYWIPRKNWFLGRFLLKGGQYPDYTLRLYKRGKGRLPQKDVHEQAIVDGEVGYLTQPLLHYPYRNFLHYLSKWKRYSFFIAHQLRKEKNIFDPFLALNNLIILPIYWFLLTYIRHKGFMDSWQGFVFSFFSALRFPASYLIALFAKT, from the coding sequence ATGAGCACGATCTCTGTTGTTTTGGCTACATACAATGAGGAAGCAAACATTGGCAAATGCCTAGAATCGATAAAGGATCTGGCTGATGAAATTGTAATTGTTGATGGCAGTTCAGAGGATAAAACGGTTGAGATTGCAAGAGGTTTCGGAGCAAAAGTTTTCGTTACTGAAAATAATCCCAATTTTCATATTAATAAACAAAAAGCAATTGATCAAGCTACAAAAGAATGGATTCTCCAATTAGATGCTGATGAACGTGTCTCAGAGGAGCTGAAAAAGGAAATTAGGGATAATATCAATGATCAGAAAAAAGCGATCAATGGCTATTGGATCCCTCGTAAAAACTGGTTTTTAGGACGATTTTTGCTAAAAGGAGGTCAGTATCCTGATTATACGTTGCGTCTCTATAAGAGAGGAAAGGGAAGGCTTCCACAAAAAGATGTTCATGAACAAGCAATCGTTGATGGTGAAGTGGGGTATCTAACTCAGCCGCTCCTACACTATCCTTATCGGAATTTTTTACATTATCTTTCTAAATGGAAGAGGTATAGTTTTTTTATTGCTCATCAATTGCGTAAGGAAAAAAATATTTTTGATCCATTTCTTGCTCTTAATAATCTTATTATTTTGCCAATATATTGGTTTCTTTTGACATATATTAGGCATAAAGGGTTTATGGATTCGTGGCAGGGATTTGTTTTTTCATTCTTTTCAGCTCTTAGATTTCCTGCATCATATTTAATAGCGCTGTTTGCGAAAACATGA
- the galE3 gene encoding UDP-glucose 4-epimerase GalE: MRFLVTGGAGFIGSFMTKRLLDDGHEVVVLDSLERGTRDALDQRASFIEGNLLDTAFVRSIFASHTFDGVFHFAAYISMKESMERPGAYFSNNILGTVTLLDCMVDGGVNKLIFSSTAGVYGNPTVIPIPEDHPKNPENPYGESKLMVERILAWYQKIHHLRYVVLRYFNAAGAALDGSMGEDHHPETHIIPQAIQSLINKKPFFLYGDDYDTPDGTCIRDYIHVIDLVDAHIRGFEKISKDEGGYIYNVGTGRGYSNKEVIEMVEKVANEKLDVHIVQRRPGDADRLVADVRRIKEDLGFVPRYSDLYTIVSSAWKWHNRS; this comes from the coding sequence ATGCGATTTCTTGTTACAGGTGGTGCTGGATTTATTGGAAGTTTTATGACTAAACGCCTTCTGGATGATGGTCATGAAGTGGTAGTCCTTGATTCTCTTGAGAGAGGGACTAGGGATGCTCTTGATCAACGCGCCTCTTTTATTGAGGGTAATCTTTTGGATACTGCATTTGTTAGGTCAATTTTTGCATCACACACCTTTGATGGTGTTTTTCATTTCGCAGCTTATATATCTATGAAAGAATCCATGGAGCGACCTGGTGCGTATTTCAGTAATAATATTTTAGGAACAGTTACTCTTTTGGATTGTATGGTAGATGGTGGAGTCAACAAACTTATATTTTCTTCAACAGCTGGGGTATATGGTAATCCAACTGTTATTCCCATACCTGAAGATCATCCCAAAAATCCTGAAAATCCATACGGTGAGAGCAAGCTAATGGTTGAGAGAATTCTTGCTTGGTATCAAAAAATTCATCATTTAAGATATGTTGTACTTAGGTATTTTAACGCAGCAGGAGCAGCGCTTGATGGAAGTATGGGTGAGGATCATCATCCTGAAACACATATTATTCCTCAGGCAATACAATCGCTTATCAATAAAAAGCCTTTTTTTCTTTATGGAGATGACTATGATACACCTGATGGGACCTGTATTCGCGATTATATTCATGTTATAGATCTAGTTGATGCCCATATCAGAGGCTTTGAGAAAATATCCAAAGATGAAGGCGGATATATCTATAACGTTGGTACTGGTAGAGGGTATTCCAATAAAGAGGTAATTGAGATGGTTGAGAAAGTAGCCAATGAGAAATTAGATGTCCATATTGTTCAAAGACGTCCAGGAGATGCAGACAGGCTTGTTGCTGACGTGAGACGAATTAAAGAAGATTTGGGGTTTGTTCCTCGCTATTCAGATCTTTATACCATAGTGTCATCAGCATGGAAGTGGCACAACCGTTCCTAG
- a CDS encoding mannosyltransferase, whose amino-acid sequence MKIALDISPLQSDHRVRGVGFYLSHLKDALKTYYPEYSYVFFTNKRSLTSQIDLVHYPYFDPFFLYLPIRKRLPTVITVHDLIPIKFSSHFPSGLRGMICWQINKQILRKADAIIVDSKSSKKDVINLVGIPERLIHVVYLAAGEEFRKLSKGRWEVQLRQKYNLPDSFALYVGDVTWNKNLPRIIQASLKANIPLVLVGKSIVQESFDKNHPWNQDLVKVKELLLRSPSVQTLGFVPDLDLVALMNLARMLVMPSLYEGFGLPVVEAMQCGTPVITSKEGSLPEVGGDAVYYVDAYHEDAIAKGMREVFNNPKLQYELSTKGLKRSKIFSWQKTAEETLKIYNQIIKSAR is encoded by the coding sequence ATGAAAATTGCTTTAGATATTTCACCTCTTCAGAGTGATCATAGAGTCAGAGGAGTAGGATTTTATCTTTCCCATCTTAAAGATGCACTGAAGACATATTATCCTGAATATTCGTATGTTTTCTTTACTAATAAAAGATCTTTAACTAGCCAGATTGATCTAGTACATTATCCATATTTTGATCCATTTTTTCTCTATTTGCCTATCAGAAAAAGATTGCCAACAGTTATAACTGTACATGATTTGATCCCAATTAAATTTTCTTCCCATTTCCCCTCAGGTCTTAGAGGAATGATTTGTTGGCAGATTAATAAGCAAATTCTTAGAAAAGCTGATGCAATAATTGTTGACTCTAAGTCTTCAAAAAAAGACGTAATTAATTTGGTAGGCATTCCTGAACGATTAATACATGTTGTCTATTTAGCAGCTGGAGAGGAGTTTAGAAAATTGAGTAAGGGAAGGTGGGAGGTGCAACTTAGACAAAAGTATAATCTCCCCGACTCCTTTGCTTTATATGTTGGAGATGTCACCTGGAATAAAAATCTACCGCGTATTATACAAGCTTCTTTGAAGGCAAATATTCCTCTTGTTCTGGTGGGAAAATCCATTGTTCAGGAATCTTTTGATAAAAATCATCCTTGGAATCAAGATCTGGTAAAAGTAAAAGAGCTTCTTCTGAGATCTCCATCCGTTCAGACGCTGGGATTTGTTCCTGATTTGGATTTGGTAGCTCTGATGAATTTGGCTAGGATGCTTGTTATGCCATCTCTTTATGAGGGTTTTGGACTTCCAGTAGTTGAGGCTATGCAATGTGGCACTCCCGTGATCACGTCCAAAGAAGGATCACTTCCAGAAGTAGGAGGAGATGCTGTGTATTATGTTGACGCTTATCATGAAGATGCAATAGCAAAAGGGATGAGAGAAGTTTTTAATAATCCCAAACTTCAGTATGAGCTAAGTACAAAAGGACTTAAAAGGTCGAAAATATTTTCTTGGCAGAAAACAGCAGAGGAAACATTAAAAATTTATAATCAAATAATAAAATCAGCACGATAA
- a CDS encoding capsular polysaccharide biosynthesis protein, whose protein sequence is MQERIRKVVKHPLISGSTIIFVGTFLANIINYLFNLLMGRMLSVADYGLLSSLSSLFILSAIFAIAFGNVITRFIATYHGSGNKKGEQAVLLIGTKYVAIFSTLILFILILFSPLIGKFLHVTNNIFVILIAFSSFFTLMLSLPAGFIQGKMRFLFLSAITIVQPILKLIVAVILLLLGYSILSPFIGILVGGALPTLLLYYYLFRNLVKKQQLESFDEQSFKKEFIHSSYTFFLSGIGITILQNTDIMLVRHFFGPYESGLYAALSLMGKAIFYFTSPINAVFFPLIAFRKERKQRLFHVVVLAFGLIAGLSTAISFVYFAIPEVIIKIFFPSSSYQEVGRYLGFFSLYILAFSLVFLFNNFYLSIGRRGVYKATLFAALLQVILILFIHQSIFHIIAILFSISLLLLISFLIYYFLYEKD, encoded by the coding sequence ATGCAAGAGAGAATCCGAAAAGTTGTTAAGCATCCATTAATATCTGGAAGTACAATAATTTTTGTTGGAACATTTTTAGCCAATATTATTAATTATTTGTTTAATTTATTGATGGGAAGAATGCTTAGTGTTGCAGATTATGGTCTCCTTTCATCACTTTCATCTTTATTTATTCTCTCTGCAATTTTTGCAATTGCTTTTGGTAATGTCATTACTCGTTTCATCGCAACCTATCATGGTAGTGGTAATAAGAAAGGAGAGCAGGCTGTGTTATTGATCGGAACAAAATATGTAGCCATCTTTTCTACACTCATTTTATTTATACTTATATTATTTTCTCCTTTGATTGGAAAATTTCTTCATGTGACCAATAATATTTTTGTAATACTCATCGCATTTTCGTCGTTTTTTACATTAATGCTTTCTTTACCTGCGGGATTTATTCAAGGTAAAATGAGGTTTTTGTTTCTCTCAGCGATAACAATAGTTCAGCCTATCCTAAAACTTATTGTTGCTGTTATTTTACTTCTTCTTGGATACTCGATTTTAAGTCCATTTATAGGAATTCTTGTGGGCGGAGCATTACCGACATTGCTGTTATATTATTATCTTTTTCGTAATTTAGTAAAAAAGCAGCAATTAGAGTCATTTGATGAACAATCTTTTAAGAAAGAATTTATTCACTCTTCATATACTTTTTTCTTATCCGGGATTGGGATCACTATTCTTCAGAACACAGATATTATGCTTGTTCGACATTTTTTTGGTCCATATGAATCAGGATTGTATGCTGCCCTTTCACTGATGGGTAAAGCGATATTTTATTTTACGAGCCCGATTAATGCTGTTTTTTTCCCTTTGATAGCATTTAGAAAGGAGAGAAAACAACGCCTGTTTCATGTCGTTGTTTTAGCATTTGGACTTATCGCTGGACTTTCTACGGCTATATCATTTGTTTATTTTGCGATTCCTGAGGTGATTATCAAAATTTTCTTTCCGTCTTCTTCTTATCAGGAGGTTGGACGTTATCTAGGTTTTTTTTCACTTTATATTCTTGCTTTCTCTCTAGTATTTCTCTTTAATAACTTTTATTTATCTATTGGGAGAAGGGGAGTTTATAAAGCAACATTATTTGCTGCTTTATTGCAAGTAATATTGATTCTTTTTATCCATCAGTCTATTTTCCATATCATTGCGATTCTTTTCTCAATTTCTTTGTTACTTCTTATCAGCTTTTTGATATATTATTTTTTGTATGAAAAAGATTAG
- a CDS encoding dolichol-phosphate mannosyltransferase, with translation MKKIRKISLVIPTYNQEKTIIKNLRLLKKSLDELPYAFELLVVVDGFGDKTYQILKKIRQKNLQVLGYKENKGKGFALKHGMLNAQGDVIGFIDGDLDIHPEGIAMLINHMIWYNADIIVGSKLHPVSQVNYPRWRKILSWGYRSLIRLLFGLKVRDTQVGIKLFKRKVVRDVFPLLVVKRFAFDVEVLAVANHRGFSRIYEAPIRLQFNNASSITNSNFWKIILLMLWDTFAIFYRLHIIRYYERKNLQ, from the coding sequence ATGAAAAAGATTAGAAAAATCTCCCTTGTTATTCCAACCTACAATCAAGAAAAAACAATAATCAAAAATCTTAGACTTCTAAAAAAATCTTTGGATGAACTTCCATATGCCTTTGAATTACTGGTTGTAGTTGATGGATTTGGTGATAAGACTTATCAAATACTGAAAAAGATCAGACAAAAAAATCTACAAGTTTTAGGATACAAGGAAAACAAAGGAAAGGGATTTGCCCTAAAACATGGTATGCTCAATGCACAGGGCGATGTCATAGGATTTATTGATGGTGATCTGGATATCCATCCTGAAGGAATAGCAATGCTTATTAATCATATGATTTGGTACAATGCGGATATAATTGTAGGAAGTAAGCTTCATCCTGTCTCACAAGTTAATTATCCTCGTTGGCGAAAAATTCTTTCTTGGGGATACAGATCACTTATACGGCTTCTTTTTGGTTTGAAAGTGAGAGATACTCAGGTGGGGATAAAACTATTTAAGAGGAAGGTGGTTAGAGATGTTTTTCCTCTTTTGGTTGTTAAACGATTCGCATTTGATGTTGAGGTATTGGCAGTTGCCAATCATCGGGGGTTTAGTAGAATTTATGAGGCTCCTATAAGGCTTCAGTTTAACAATGCCAGTTCTATAACAAATAGCAATTTTTGGAAAATTATTCTTCTTATGCTTTGGGATACATTTGCTATTTTTTACAGATTGCATATCATTCGTTATTATGAGAGGAAAAATTTGCAATAA
- a CDS encoding glycosyl transferase: MNILILNWRDPLHPLAGGAEIALLEHAKYWNKKGANITWFASGFSGAKKEEEFNEIKIIRRGSHFTVHMMFFLYWLRYGADDYDVIIDCFHFLPFFTPLFLKRKKIIAFIHEVAGKLWYLNLYYPLAWVGYHLEPYFFLFYKQILFITPSDSAKNDLIKLGIHKKNISVIHNGVTLERVNNSIIKEKVPTILFLNRVSKDKGIEDALLAFIEIKKIISEVKLWIVGKEESEGELKKLIEKIGISKKINSSIMYFGFVDQKKKFELLKKAWILVHPSKKEGWGLTVIEAASQGTPAVGYDVEGLRDSIKNNKTGLLTKDNFIDLAKGLERLIKDNKLYSQMSKEAMEWSKKFNWNISGEKSWKLIKIIYEK; this comes from the coding sequence ATGAATATTCTAATTTTAAACTGGAGAGATCCTTTGCATCCTTTAGCAGGAGGAGCTGAGATAGCATTATTGGAACATGCAAAATATTGGAACAAAAAGGGTGCCAATATTACTTGGTTTGCATCAGGTTTTTCTGGTGCCAAAAAAGAAGAAGAGTTTAACGAAATAAAAATCATACGTCGTGGATCTCATTTTACTGTCCATATGATGTTTTTTCTTTATTGGTTAAGATATGGAGCTGATGATTATGATGTAATAATTGACTGTTTCCATTTTCTCCCATTTTTTACACCGCTTTTTCTAAAAAGAAAAAAAATTATTGCCTTTATTCACGAAGTGGCAGGAAAGCTTTGGTATTTAAATCTTTACTATCCTTTAGCTTGGGTTGGTTATCATCTAGAGCCTTATTTTTTTTTATTTTATAAACAAATACTTTTTATTACCCCATCTGATTCAGCAAAAAATGATCTCATAAAGCTAGGTATACATAAAAAAAATATTTCTGTTATTCATAATGGTGTTACTCTCGAGAGGGTAAATAATTCAATAATCAAAGAAAAAGTTCCAACGATTTTATTTCTTAATAGAGTATCCAAAGATAAAGGAATAGAAGATGCTTTATTGGCATTTATTGAGATTAAAAAGATTATCAGTGAAGTAAAACTCTGGATCGTTGGTAAAGAAGAATCTGAAGGAGAATTAAAAAAATTAATAGAAAAGATTGGGATCTCAAAAAAAATAAATAGTTCTATAATGTATTTCGGCTTTGTCGATCAGAAAAAAAAATTTGAGTTATTAAAAAAAGCGTGGATTTTAGTTCATCCTTCAAAAAAAGAAGGATGGGGATTAACTGTAATTGAGGCTGCATCTCAAGGGACGCCAGCTGTGGGATATGATGTGGAGGGTCTTAGAGACTCTATTAAAAATAACAAAACCGGATTATTGACAAAAGATAATTTTATTGATTTAGCAAAAGGATTAGAAAGATTAATTAAAGATAATAAGCTTTATTCTCAAATGAGCAAAGAAGCAATGGAATGGTCTAAAAAATTTAATTGGAATATCAGTGGAGAGAAGAGTTGGAAGCTTATAAAAATTATTTATGAAAAATAA
- a CDS encoding glycosyl transferase family 2 — protein sequence MKNNPLVSVIVTTKNSANSLQACLESIKSQSYKNIELIVVDNNSIDDTREIAKRYTKHLYIAGPERSAQRNLGAKKANGEYLLFIDSDMILTVDVIKCCVSTIKLQKVGGIIIPEESIGDGFWAKCKKLERSYYVGNEFIEAARFFPKQKFKIIGGFDEHLTGPEDWDLSQRVKERFGVSRIHEYILHDEGKLSLIPLLKKKYYYSKKINEYIKKTDNKDNLIKQFSLIERYKIFMSQPKIILKYPLLWVGMIFMKTCEFSVGAIGYLYSKSNLRKK from the coding sequence ATGAAAAATAATCCTCTAGTATCAGTTATAGTTACTACTAAAAATTCTGCTAATTCTCTACAAGCATGTCTTGAAAGTATAAAAAGTCAATCATACAAAAATATTGAATTAATAGTTGTTGATAATAATTCTATAGATGATACTCGGGAGATTGCAAAAAGATATACAAAACATTTATATATTGCTGGACCAGAGAGATCAGCTCAGAGGAATTTAGGTGCAAAAAAAGCAAATGGAGAATATCTATTATTCATTGACTCAGATATGATCCTTACTGTTGATGTGATAAAATGTTGTGTTAGTACTATAAAATTGCAAAAGGTAGGGGGTATTATTATCCCTGAGGAGTCAATTGGAGATGGTTTTTGGGCAAAATGTAAAAAGTTAGAGAGAAGTTATTATGTAGGTAATGAGTTTATTGAAGCTGCTCGATTTTTCCCCAAACAAAAATTCAAGATTATAGGAGGATTTGATGAACATCTTACTGGTCCTGAAGATTGGGATCTCTCTCAACGAGTTAAAGAAAGATTTGGAGTTAGTAGAATTCACGAATATATTTTGCATGATGAGGGGAAATTATCGTTAATTCCCTTATTAAAAAAGAAATATTATTATTCTAAAAAAATTAATGAGTATATTAAAAAAACAGATAATAAAGATAATCTTATTAAACAATTTAGTCTTATTGAAAGATATAAGATATTTATGTCACAACCTAAGATAATTTTAAAGTATCCATTACTTTGGGTAGGAATGATTTTTATGAAAACTTGTGAATTTTCTGTTGGTGCCATTGGCTATCTCTATAGTAAAAGTAATTTACGTAAAAAATAA
- a CDS encoding CDP-4-keto-6-deoxy-D-glucose-3-dehydrase: protein MIKLIKSTYYKEKDTTKKLISFLKKAEQLSFGPECNKFEENFAKWQKRKYCVFLNSGSSANLAMIQALLNLGKLRHGDYVGFSALTWSTNVMPIIQLGLKAVPIDIELDTLNVSSRKLLATLEKYPLKMLFLTNLLGFCDDIDEIKKICDREKIILLEDNCESLGTIYKGKLLGNYGIASSFSFYVGHHMSTVEGGAVCTDSERLATMLRIVRAHGWDRNLSEKRQIKIRNKYKVNSTFYSRYTFYDLGYNLRPTEINAFIGNTQLPYLKEIIKKRNANFMRMALPIYAKTEKYYPIRYDHIDYLSNFAIPVVCKNQKIRDELVAACEGKIEIRPIVGGDMTRQPFFSKYMKKLAFENPNAKLVHEQGLYFGNNPELTQKEIKQILKIML from the coding sequence ATGATTAAACTTATAAAATCTACTTATTACAAAGAAAAAGACACGACCAAAAAACTTATTTCATTCCTCAAAAAAGCAGAACAGTTAAGCTTTGGCCCCGAGTGTAATAAATTTGAAGAAAATTTCGCAAAATGGCAGAAAAGAAAATACTGTGTTTTCCTTAATAGCGGTAGTTCTGCAAACTTAGCGATGATTCAAGCACTTTTGAATCTTGGTAAGCTCAGACACGGTGATTATGTTGGATTTTCAGCTCTTACATGGTCTACCAATGTAATGCCGATAATTCAGCTTGGTCTAAAAGCTGTTCCTATTGATATAGAGCTTGATACATTAAATGTTTCCAGCAGAAAGTTGCTTGCTACACTTGAAAAATATCCTTTAAAAATGTTATTTCTTACCAATCTACTTGGTTTTTGTGATGATATTGATGAAATTAAGAAAATTTGTGATAGAGAAAAGATAATTCTTTTAGAAGATAATTGTGAGTCATTGGGTACTATTTACAAAGGTAAACTTCTTGGCAACTATGGAATTGCAAGCAGTTTTTCATTTTATGTAGGTCATCATATGTCAACAGTTGAGGGGGGAGCAGTTTGTACAGATAGTGAGCGTTTGGCGACAATGCTTCGTATAGTCAGAGCGCATGGCTGGGATAGGAATTTAAGTGAAAAAAGGCAGATCAAAATTCGCAATAAATATAAAGTAAACTCTACATTTTACTCCCGGTACACTTTTTATGATCTTGGATATAACTTGCGACCTACAGAAATAAATGCATTTATTGGCAATACACAACTGCCATATTTAAAAGAAATTATCAAAAAACGCAATGCAAATTTTATGCGCATGGCATTACCTATCTACGCTAAAACAGAAAAGTATTATCCTATTCGTTATGATCATATAGATTACCTCTCAAATTTTGCAATTCCAGTTGTCTGCAAGAATCAGAAAATTAGGGATGAATTAGTTGCAGCATGTGAAGGGAAAATTGAGATTCGACCAATTGTAGGCGGAGATATGACACGTCAGCCTTTTTTCAGTAAGTATATGAAAAAATTAGCTTTTGAAAATCCCAATGCAAAATTGGTCCATGAACAGGGTCTCTATTTTGGCAACAATCCGGAGCTTACTCAGAAAGAGATAAAACAGATATTAAAAATCATGCTTTAG
- the fcl gene encoding GDP-L-fucose synthase: MDENFWREKKVLVTGGVGFIGSHLVEKLFNLGANVTVLSRSPIEKTYINYLADKITFIRGDCTNTKDAESACFGQEIVMNLAAKVGGIEYNRTHQATMLRENLMIATTMLEAARRAGVKRFLVTSSACVYPRNASIPTPEEEGFKDEPEPTNGGYGWAKRMSERLGKYYAEEYGMKIAIVRPYNCYGPRDHFDPTRSHVIPALIKRVFEGENPLKVWGSGYQTRAFLYVEDLVNGMIQAIEKYPVPDPINLGTDEEVSIKDLVNKIVTISGIKTEVVFDTSKPDGSPRRQSDNKKAKEKIGFEAKIPLDEGLKRTIEWYKKYVKK, translated from the coding sequence ATGGATGAGAATTTTTGGAGAGAGAAGAAAGTATTAGTTACAGGGGGTGTTGGATTTATTGGAAGTCATCTAGTTGAAAAATTATTTAATTTAGGTGCCAATGTGACTGTTCTTTCGAGATCTCCTATTGAAAAAACTTATATAAATTATCTTGCTGATAAGATAACTTTCATTCGAGGAGACTGTACAAATACAAAGGATGCTGAATCCGCATGTTTTGGACAAGAGATCGTAATGAACTTAGCAGCAAAAGTTGGAGGAATAGAATATAATAGAACCCATCAAGCTACAATGCTGAGAGAAAATCTTATGATAGCAACTACTATGCTTGAAGCAGCAAGAAGAGCCGGTGTTAAGAGATTCCTTGTAACATCATCAGCGTGTGTATACCCCCGTAATGCTAGTATTCCAACGCCTGAGGAAGAAGGTTTTAAGGATGAACCAGAGCCAACAAATGGTGGATATGGTTGGGCTAAGAGAATGAGTGAAAGATTAGGCAAATATTATGCAGAAGAGTATGGTATGAAAATCGCAATAGTTAGACCATATAATTGTTATGGACCGCGTGACCATTTTGATCCTACAAGATCTCATGTTATTCCCGCATTAATTAAGAGGGTATTTGAAGGGGAGAATCCATTGAAGGTATGGGGTTCTGGTTATCAAACAAGAGCTTTTTTATACGTTGAAGATCTAGTAAATGGAATGATACAAGCAATTGAAAAATATCCAGTGCCTGACCCAATTAACCTTGGTACAGATGAGGAAGTATCAATAAAGGACTTGGTTAATAAAATTGTTACTATTTCAGGTATAAAGACAGAGGTAGTTTTTGATACATCAAAACCTGATGGTAGTCCGCGCCGTCAAAGTGATAATAAAAAAGCAAAAGAGAAAATTGGTTTTGAGGCAAAAATTCCTCTTGATGAAGGACTTAAAAGAACAATTGAGTGGTATAAAAAATATGTTAAAAAATGA